The following are encoded together in the Nocardia sp. XZ_19_385 genome:
- a CDS encoding PHP domain-containing protein translates to MRIDLHTHSNASDGTDTPAELVRNAAAAGLDVVAITDHDTTSGWAEAVDALPAGLTLVRGMEMSCVGLGEDGWPVPVHLLAYLFDPADSSFAEERERLRAERVDRLRAMAERMAADGLPIDPDAVLASAGASAGRPHLARALVNAGVVPTVDAAFTDLLAPHGRYYAEKADTPLRRAVEMIAAAGGVSVLAHARARKRGRMLALDDIRDLTTRGLGGLEIDHPDHSAADRAVLSDLAAELGLLSTGSSDYHGANKTIRLGEFTTDPAQFEALVGKASGVAVVSR, encoded by the coding sequence GTGCGCATCGATCTCCACACCCACTCGAACGCCTCCGACGGCACCGACACCCCGGCCGAACTCGTGCGCAATGCCGCCGCGGCCGGTCTCGACGTCGTGGCGATCACCGACCACGACACCACCTCCGGGTGGGCCGAGGCGGTCGATGCGCTGCCGGCGGGCCTGACGCTGGTGCGGGGCATGGAGATGTCGTGCGTCGGTCTCGGTGAGGACGGCTGGCCGGTGCCGGTGCACCTGCTGGCCTATCTCTTCGACCCGGCCGACAGCAGTTTCGCCGAGGAGCGCGAACGCCTGCGTGCCGAACGGGTGGACCGGTTGCGGGCCATGGCCGAGCGGATGGCCGCCGACGGCCTGCCCATCGATCCCGATGCCGTGCTGGCCTCGGCCGGCGCCTCTGCGGGTCGGCCGCACCTGGCGCGCGCCCTCGTCAATGCGGGCGTGGTGCCGACGGTCGATGCCGCGTTCACCGATCTGCTCGCCCCGCATGGCCGCTACTACGCGGAGAAGGCCGACACCCCGCTGCGCCGCGCGGTGGAGATGATCGCGGCCGCGGGCGGTGTGAGCGTCCTCGCGCACGCGCGGGCCCGCAAGCGCGGTCGCATGCTCGCCCTCGACGATATTCGCGATCTGACCACCCGGGGCTTGGGCGGGCTGGAGATCGATCACCCCGATCACAGTGCCGCCGACCGGGCCGTCCTCAGTGATCTGGCCGCCGAACTGGGCTTGCTCAGCACCGGCTCGTCGGACTACCACGGCGCCAACAAGACCATCCGGCTCGGCGAGTTCACCACCGACCCGGCGCAATTCGAGGCTCTCGTCGGCAAAGCAAGCGGGGTGGCGGTGGTCTCTCGATGA
- a CDS encoding CoA ester lyase, producing the protein MKPRRSVLAVPGSNPKMIEKAKGLPVDEVFLDLEDAVAPVAKAQARANIVAALKDSGWGSQLKVVRVNDWTTQWTYADVITVIEGAGAEIDAILLPKVTDAGQVRALDLLLTQLEMAQELEVGRIGIEPQLENAMGLRNIDEIATASPRVQALVFGPADFMASINMRTLVVGEQPEGYDTGDAYHHILMTILLTARAHGLQAIDGPYLQVRDVDGFKRAAARTAALGFDGKWVLHPGQVDACNEIFSPRQADYDRAEEILAAYAFHTSAEGGARGAVMLGDEMIDEASAKMAQVIAEKGRAAGMTRSL; encoded by the coding sequence ATGAAGCCCCGCCGTTCCGTGCTCGCCGTTCCGGGCAGCAACCCGAAGATGATCGAGAAGGCCAAGGGGCTGCCGGTCGACGAGGTGTTCCTCGACCTGGAGGACGCGGTCGCGCCGGTCGCCAAGGCGCAGGCCAGGGCCAATATCGTGGCGGCGCTCAAGGATTCGGGCTGGGGTTCCCAGCTCAAGGTGGTCCGGGTCAACGACTGGACCACGCAGTGGACCTATGCCGATGTGATCACTGTCATCGAAGGCGCGGGCGCGGAGATCGATGCGATCCTGCTGCCGAAGGTCACCGACGCGGGTCAGGTGCGTGCGCTGGATCTGCTGCTCACCCAGCTGGAGATGGCTCAGGAGCTCGAGGTGGGCCGGATCGGCATCGAGCCGCAGCTGGAAAACGCCATGGGGCTGCGCAATATCGATGAGATCGCCACCGCGAGCCCGCGGGTGCAGGCGCTGGTCTTCGGCCCGGCGGATTTCATGGCCAGCATCAACATGCGCACCCTGGTGGTCGGTGAACAGCCCGAGGGCTACGACACCGGGGACGCCTATCACCACATCCTGATGACGATCCTGCTCACCGCCCGCGCGCACGGTCTGCAGGCCATCGACGGCCCGTACCTGCAGGTCCGCGATGTCGACGGCTTCAAGCGGGCCGCCGCGCGCACCGCCGCGCTCGGGTTCGACGGCAAGTGGGTGCTGCACCCCGGCCAGGTCGACGCCTGCAACGAGATATTCAGCCCGCGCCAGGCCGATTACGACCGGGCCGAGGAAATCCTGGCGGCCTACGCCTTCCACACCTCCGCCGAGGGTGGGGCGCGCGGCGCGGTCATGCTCGGTGACGAGATGATCGATGAGGCGAGCGCCAAGATGGCGCAGGTGATCGCCGAGAAGGGCCGCGCGGCCGGTATGACACGCTCTCTGTGA
- a CDS encoding lytic murein transglycosylase gives MGRHSKKSPATVRRSSVLALTGLVPAGFMAVGAASELDTGEIASIQQFSEGELDPLAARPVADPADQMHAVAKQGHRTPPVVKTVALPNDREKSTLPPQAGIPGVAVAAYQNAEQVLHAENPTCNMSWSMLAGIGRVESTHAFGGKADAAGNPLSPVYGPVLDGSLYGNNVIRDSDGGELDALGGYDRAIGPMQFLPETWKRFAADGNNDGIADPQNLYDAALTAGKYLCHGGLNMRDLGQQTRAILRYNNSMAYVANVMAWANSYNTGVAPKPAELPKI, from the coding sequence GTGGGGCGTCACAGTAAGAAATCGCCTGCGACCGTCAGGCGCAGCTCCGTTCTCGCACTAACCGGCTTGGTTCCGGCCGGCTTCATGGCCGTGGGGGCAGCTTCCGAGTTGGACACCGGGGAAATCGCATCCATCCAGCAGTTCTCGGAGGGCGAGCTGGATCCACTGGCCGCCAGACCCGTGGCCGACCCGGCCGATCAAATGCACGCCGTGGCCAAGCAGGGGCACCGCACTCCGCCGGTCGTGAAAACCGTTGCACTGCCCAATGATCGGGAAAAGTCCACGCTGCCGCCGCAGGCCGGCATCCCCGGCGTGGCCGTCGCGGCCTACCAGAACGCCGAGCAGGTCCTGCACGCGGAGAATCCGACCTGCAATATGTCCTGGTCCATGCTGGCCGGCATCGGGCGCGTCGAATCCACGCACGCGTTCGGCGGCAAGGCCGACGCCGCGGGCAATCCGCTCAGCCCCGTCTACGGACCGGTGCTCGACGGCAGCCTCTACGGCAACAATGTCATCCGCGACAGCGACGGCGGCGAACTCGACGCGCTCGGCGGCTACGACCGCGCCATCGGCCCGATGCAGTTCCTGCCCGAAACCTGGAAGCGCTTCGCCGCCGACGGCAACAACGACGGCATCGCCGACCCGCAGAACCTCTACGACGCCGCGCTGACCGCGGGCAAGTACCTGTGCCACGGCGGCTTGAACATGCGTGATCTGGGCCAGCAGACCCGCGCCATCCTGCGCTACAACAACTCCATGGCCTATGTGGCCAACGTCATGGCGTGGGCCAACTCGTACAACACCGGGGTCGCCCCGAAGCCTGCCGAGCTGCCGAAAATCTGA
- a CDS encoding general stress protein, giving the protein MTNPLGNANRRGQGLPTPPSGWPVGSYPTYAEAQKSVDYLADNNFSVQDVTIVGVDLMQVERVLYRLTWGKVIGGGIASGAWLGLFIGLLLSLFTPEDKSSLAPLAVGLIGGIIFGLITTAIPYAATKGQRDFASTMQLVAGRYDVLCDPKSAEQARDMLARLAI; this is encoded by the coding sequence ATGACGAATCCCTTGGGGAACGCGAACCGCCGTGGTCAAGGTCTGCCGACGCCGCCGTCGGGCTGGCCGGTCGGCTCCTACCCGACCTATGCCGAGGCGCAGAAGTCCGTGGACTACCTGGCCGACAACAACTTCTCGGTGCAGGACGTGACGATCGTCGGCGTCGACCTGATGCAGGTCGAGCGGGTGCTGTACCGGCTGACCTGGGGCAAGGTCATCGGCGGCGGTATCGCCAGCGGAGCCTGGCTGGGTCTGTTCATCGGCCTGCTGCTGAGCCTGTTCACGCCGGAGGACAAGAGCTCGCTGGCGCCGCTGGCGGTCGGTCTGATCGGCGGCATCATCTTCGGCCTGATCACCACGGCCATCCCGTACGCCGCGACCAAGGGGCAGCGCGATTTCGCCTCCACCATGCAGTTGGTGGCAGGCCGCTACGACGTGCTGTGCGACCCGAAGTCGGCCGAGCAGGCCCGCGACATGCTGGCGCGACTGGCCATCTGA
- a CDS encoding suppressor of fused domain protein: protein MDVVQKVRTGVLEHFGVDAKGVDSASVTFLGLEPIEILRIVDGDLVHYATLGGSRTPMGDPGDVLADPVRGPRAELVLTLRSGTGAASGLARSLGVLAATPAVEGVVLQADALLDLGESLWVNSPFTAVLLGDSAIPEVVLPDPAEPVRYLTVTPVTATEAAWVRVRGAQALREAWAEAGIDVHDPARGAASL from the coding sequence ATGGATGTGGTGCAGAAGGTCCGCACCGGGGTGCTCGAACACTTCGGTGTGGATGCCAAGGGAGTCGATTCGGCCTCGGTGACGTTCCTCGGGCTGGAGCCGATCGAGATCCTGCGGATCGTGGACGGTGATCTGGTTCATTACGCGACGCTCGGCGGATCCCGTACGCCGATGGGCGATCCGGGCGACGTGCTGGCCGACCCGGTGCGCGGCCCGCGCGCCGAGCTGGTGCTCACCCTGCGGTCGGGAACCGGCGCGGCGTCCGGGCTGGCCCGCTCGCTCGGGGTGCTGGCCGCCACGCCCGCGGTGGAAGGTGTTGTGCTGCAAGCGGATGCGCTGCTGGATCTGGGGGAGTCGCTGTGGGTGAATTCCCCGTTCACCGCGGTGCTGCTGGGCGACAGCGCGATTCCCGAAGTCGTGCTGCCCGATCCGGCCGAGCCGGTGCGCTATCTCACGGTCACCCCGGTCACCGCGACCGAGGCGGCCTGGGTGCGGGTGCGGGGTGCACAAGCCCTGCGCGAGGCCTGGGCCGAGGCCGGGATCGATGTGCACGATCCGGCCAGAGGCGCTGCGTCGCTGTAG
- a CDS encoding lytic transglycosylase domain-containing protein yields the protein MRRSAPITVSALVVAGLVATGSTTQSSTDTAPPTAPEALLATSKGLGNTAANDAEAQLSRTVGLLPVAPETPRKLTAMTPPSDGVAPFAGLVPLRDIALPATGGALGIPEIVLAAYRNAELALESSAPGCGVSWNLLAGIGRIESGHASSGRTDAAGTTVNPIFGPALDGTLPGNEIIKAADGGYVRALGPMQFLPGTWSLYAADGNGDGVSDPHNVFDAALAAGKYLCSGGMNLRDPQQELRAVLRYNNSMSYAANVLSWSTAYRTGGTPSQVPITPGLIPPGTAPIQAGPDMVAANTKPPTSTEQQPQQQAPAVTPAAPTEVMIYLPGLPPIPCGIFCPAPVPPPADQCVAESVPAPMARPVEQAVNPNAPQTYGAAEPGNAEPKQPVCTPAQPAEQAAPAAPPPPPAPAPPQAAQAPEPELAEPPAPAPAEPAPVAPPAITLPFNIVIPLPPA from the coding sequence ATGCGCAGATCTGCCCCAATAACCGTGTCGGCCCTGGTCGTCGCGGGTCTCGTCGCTACCGGCTCGACCACTCAGTCCAGTACCGATACCGCCCCGCCCACCGCTCCGGAGGCGTTGCTCGCCACCTCGAAAGGCTTGGGCAACACCGCAGCCAACGACGCCGAGGCGCAACTGTCCCGGACAGTCGGTCTGCTTCCGGTCGCCCCGGAAACTCCCCGCAAACTGACAGCAATGACGCCGCCCTCCGATGGCGTGGCGCCGTTCGCGGGCTTGGTCCCGCTGCGCGATATCGCGCTGCCCGCCACCGGTGGCGCCCTCGGCATTCCGGAGATCGTGCTCGCCGCCTACCGCAATGCCGAACTGGCACTGGAATCCTCGGCGCCCGGCTGTGGTGTGTCCTGGAACCTGCTGGCCGGCATCGGCCGCATCGAATCCGGGCACGCCAGCAGCGGCCGCACCGACGCCGCGGGCACCACCGTCAACCCGATCTTCGGCCCCGCTCTGGACGGGACACTGCCCGGCAACGAGATCATCAAGGCCGCCGACGGCGGTTACGTGCGCGCGCTCGGGCCGATGCAGTTCCTGCCGGGCACCTGGAGCCTCTACGCCGCCGACGGCAACGGCGACGGCGTGTCCGATCCGCACAATGTCTTCGACGCGGCGCTGGCCGCCGGCAAGTACCTGTGCTCGGGCGGGATGAATCTGCGCGACCCGCAACAGGAATTGCGCGCGGTGCTGCGCTACAACAACTCGATGTCCTACGCCGCCAACGTGCTGAGCTGGTCGACGGCCTACCGCACCGGCGGCACCCCGAGCCAGGTCCCCATCACTCCCGGCCTGATCCCGCCCGGCACGGCTCCGATCCAGGCCGGCCCGGATATGGTGGCCGCCAACACCAAGCCACCCACCAGCACCGAGCAGCAGCCGCAGCAGCAGGCCCCGGCCGTGACACCGGCGGCGCCGACCGAGGTGATGATCTACCTCCCCGGCCTGCCGCCGATCCCGTGCGGCATCTTCTGCCCGGCCCCGGTCCCGCCGCCGGCCGATCAGTGTGTGGCCGAGTCGGTTCCGGCGCCGATGGCGCGTCCGGTCGAGCAGGCGGTGAACCCGAACGCACCGCAGACCTACGGCGCGGCCGAACCCGGCAACGCCGAACCGAAGCAGCCGGTGTGCACGCCCGCGCAGCCCGCCGAACAGGCCGCACCCGCCGCGCCCCCGCCACCACCCGCGCCCGCGCCTCCGCAAGCGGCGCAGGCCCCCGAGCCCGAGCTAGCCGAGCCGCCCGCGCCCGCTCCCGCGGAGCCCGCGCCGGTGGCCCCGCCCGCGATAACACTTCCATTCAATATCGTTATCCCGTTGCCCCCGGCCTGA
- a CDS encoding DUF1003 domain-containing protein, whose amino-acid sequence MSEKRVSEKSSARQRLETPMESRFRFDWDAEALARSSERVARFLGTGRYLAIQTLLVIVWILLNVFAVSLRWDPYPFILLNLAFSTQAAYAAPLILLAQNRQDNRDRVSLEEDRTRAAQTKADTEFLARELAALRIAVGDVATRDYLRRELEEVREVLDRIEAAAGTAQLDKPKTRRKKTSGRKQAQGPISPSVADD is encoded by the coding sequence ATGAGTGAGAAGCGGGTGAGCGAGAAGAGTTCGGCCAGACAGCGTCTGGAAACCCCGATGGAATCGCGTTTCCGATTCGATTGGGACGCGGAGGCTTTGGCACGCAGCAGCGAGCGTGTAGCCCGATTCCTCGGCACCGGAAGGTATCTGGCGATCCAGACCCTGCTGGTGATCGTCTGGATCCTGCTCAATGTGTTCGCGGTATCGCTGCGCTGGGATCCGTACCCGTTCATCCTGCTGAATCTGGCGTTCTCCACCCAGGCCGCCTACGCCGCGCCGCTGATCCTGCTGGCCCAGAACCGCCAGGACAACCGCGACCGAGTCTCGTTGGAGGAGGACCGGACTCGCGCAGCCCAGACCAAGGCCGACACCGAGTTCCTGGCCCGCGAACTCGCCGCCCTGCGGATCGCGGTCGGCGATGTCGCCACCCGCGACTACCTGCGCCGCGAACTCGAGGAGGTGCGCGAGGTGCTGGATCGGATCGAGGCCGCCGCCGGCACGGCCCAGCTCGACAAACCGAAGACACGCCGCAAGAAAACATCCGGGCGAAAGCAGGCACAAGGACCGATTTCGCCTTCAGTTGCTGACGATTGA
- a CDS encoding magnesium and cobalt transport protein CorA — protein MPSIPPLPSFRTQPRTGAPLPRIPVPTARAVVDCGVYVDGKRLPGHYGHKQAIAEVRSRGTGFVWIGLHRPDAAQMADIAETFDLHPLAVEDAVHARQRPKLERYDDTLFLVMRTVLYVPHEMNSVSEIVETGEIMVFTGADFVVTVRHGDHGELTGVRSTLEKQPELLALGPGSVLHAVADHIVDSYIDVSEAVENDIDEMEEYVFTPNNLVTIEAIYQLKREVVELRRAVSPLQIPLQMLSQNPDTPLPKEIRRYMRDVADHHTAVNDRIADYDESLSELVSAALAKIGVQQNTDMRKISAWVAMAAWPTMVAGIYGMNFDFMPELHQPWGYPLIWGIILTGCTVLYINFRRNKWM, from the coding sequence GTGCCGTCTATCCCACCGCTACCGTCATTCCGGACCCAGCCGCGCACGGGTGCGCCGCTGCCACGCATTCCGGTGCCGACCGCACGCGCGGTGGTCGACTGCGGCGTCTACGTCGACGGCAAACGTTTGCCGGGCCACTACGGCCACAAACAGGCCATCGCCGAAGTACGTTCCCGGGGCACAGGGTTCGTCTGGATCGGCCTGCACCGGCCGGACGCGGCTCAGATGGCCGATATCGCGGAGACCTTCGACCTGCATCCGCTGGCCGTCGAGGATGCGGTGCACGCCCGGCAGCGGCCCAAGCTCGAACGCTACGACGACACCCTGTTCCTGGTGATGCGCACCGTGCTCTATGTCCCGCACGAGATGAACTCGGTCAGCGAGATCGTGGAGACGGGCGAGATCATGGTGTTCACCGGGGCCGACTTCGTGGTCACCGTGCGCCACGGCGATCACGGCGAATTGACCGGCGTGCGTAGCACTTTGGAGAAACAACCGGAGCTGCTCGCCCTCGGCCCCGGCTCGGTGCTGCACGCCGTCGCCGACCACATCGTCGATTCCTACATCGACGTCTCCGAAGCCGTCGAGAACGATATCGACGAGATGGAAGAGTACGTCTTCACCCCGAACAACCTGGTCACCATCGAGGCGATCTATCAGCTCAAGCGCGAGGTGGTGGAGCTGCGACGCGCGGTGTCGCCCTTGCAGATTCCGCTGCAGATGCTCAGCCAGAACCCGGATACGCCGCTGCCCAAGGAGATTCGCCGCTACATGCGCGATGTGGCCGATCACCACACCGCGGTCAATGATCGGATCGCCGACTACGACGAGTCTTTGAGCGAACTGGTTTCCGCGGCCCTGGCCAAGATCGGCGTGCAGCAGAACACCGACATGCGCAAGATCTCCGCATGGGTGGCCATGGCAGCGTGGCCCACCATGGTCGCGGGCATCTACGGCATGAACTTCGACTTCATGCCGGAATTGCATCAGCCGTGGGGCTATCCGCTGATCTGGGGAATCATCCTCACCGGGTGCACCGTGCTGTATATCAATTTCCGCCGGAACAAGTGGATGTGA
- a CDS encoding magnesium transporter MgtE N-terminal domain-containing protein yields MAATRVYVARLAGLVVLGPDGESIGRIRDVVVAIRYDRQQPRVHGLVVELPTRRRIFVPMLRVTGIEPGAVTLNTGTVSLRRFAQRAGELLAMAQIVDSAVRVDDPDLPDLAGVDVFVVDLAIEQSRTRDWLVARVAVRGHRRLGRRRSVHVVDWSRVSGLTPYEVGRPGQDVTQLLAQFEGMRAPDVAHLLRELPEKRRIEVAEALDDERLADVVQELPDDDQVDLLGHLEVGRAADVLEAMDPDDAADLLGELSTGERESLLALMDPEEAEPVRRLLVHSPDTAGGLMTPKPVILTPATTVAEALARVRNPDLTPALASMVFVVRPPTATPTGRYLGCVHIQQLLREPPAHLVGGILDSDLSPLRPEVPLAAVTRYFATYNLVCGPVVDAENHLLGAVSVDDVLDHLLPEDWREQEQAIGEVRIHE; encoded by the coding sequence ATGGCAGCAACCAGGGTGTACGTCGCCAGGCTGGCCGGCCTGGTGGTGCTGGGACCGGACGGTGAGTCTATCGGCCGGATCCGTGACGTCGTCGTGGCCATCCGGTACGACCGGCAACAGCCCAGGGTGCACGGCCTGGTCGTCGAATTGCCCACCCGCCGCCGGATTTTCGTGCCGATGCTGCGGGTCACGGGCATCGAACCCGGCGCGGTGACACTCAATACCGGCACCGTCAGCCTGCGGCGATTCGCGCAGCGCGCCGGGGAACTGCTGGCCATGGCACAGATCGTGGACTCCGCGGTACGCGTCGACGACCCCGATCTGCCGGACCTCGCCGGAGTCGACGTGTTCGTCGTGGACCTCGCCATCGAACAGTCCAGAACCAGGGACTGGCTGGTAGCGCGAGTCGCGGTGCGCGGGCACCGGCGCCTCGGCCGCCGGCGCAGCGTGCACGTGGTCGACTGGTCGCGCGTCAGCGGACTCACCCCGTACGAGGTCGGCCGCCCCGGCCAGGATGTCACCCAGCTGCTGGCCCAGTTCGAAGGCATGCGCGCCCCCGATGTGGCGCACCTGCTGCGCGAGCTACCCGAGAAGCGCCGCATCGAAGTCGCCGAAGCGCTCGACGACGAACGCCTCGCCGATGTGGTGCAGGAACTCCCCGACGACGATCAGGTCGACCTGCTCGGCCATCTCGAAGTGGGCCGCGCCGCGGACGTGCTGGAGGCGATGGATCCCGACGATGCCGCCGACCTGCTAGGCGAACTCTCCACTGGCGAACGCGAATCGCTGCTCGCGCTGATGGATCCGGAGGAAGCCGAACCGGTGCGCCGGCTGCTCGTGCACTCCCCCGATACCGCCGGTGGTCTGATGACGCCGAAGCCGGTGATCCTGACCCCCGCCACCACCGTCGCCGAAGCGCTTGCCCGCGTGCGCAACCCGGACCTGACACCCGCGTTGGCGTCCATGGTCTTCGTGGTGCGCCCCCCGACCGCCACCCCGACCGGCCGCTATCTGGGCTGCGTGCATATCCAGCAGCTGCTGCGCGAACCTCCAGCGCATCTGGTCGGCGGCATTCTCGACTCCGATCTGTCCCCGCTGCGCCCCGAAGTGCCGCTGGCCGCGGTGACCCGCTACTTCGCCACCTACAACCTGGTCTGCGGTCCGGTGGTGGACGCGGAGAACCATCTGCTCGGCGCGGTCAGCGTCGACGACGTGCTCGACCACCTGCTGCCCGAGGACTGGCGCGAACAGGAACAGGCGATCGGGGAGGTCCGCATCCATGAGTGA
- a CDS encoding FAD-dependent oxidoreductase, with product MSAIETDVLVLGGGPAGAWAALSAAAAGARVVLVDKGRCGASGPTASGVSTLWNIPPGPARDEAVRQAVEQGGDLGDPDWMHRMLEETHRRVDQLTRWGHRFPAELCGTRVRLGGASYLRRLRRRLREAGVLVLDHHPALQLLVDRDGVVGGATGLQHRYRGWTVHAGAVVVATGGCAFRSGGAGTEGNTGDGLLLAAEAGAQLSGMEFSSAYGLAPVSGAPAHAMRFEKLYDETGAVLSDHPAAFAAIGQGRRVYAALDDLPAHTRNWLSQQGVDATAARVLLRPVLGGTVGGTGGLLLTAPECATTVPGLYAAGDAATREPITGAASGFGGQGGSWAIASGVWAGAGAARFAQERGTPGPVRPVPGAGLSTRARIDPRAVIGLVQEHTLPLRRSYWRSAGSLRDSIAELDAMWPGAEFDLGGAGADRLSARQAAALLAVARWTKYSALARTESRGMHQRTDHPEAGADWRVRLTSGGLDRIWVRTDVARPAAPVAVVPAAEVPVPLGRRPDGWAGGADVELDPGVRRTSGQKSVLAVARTAGTEPAGVPSGAVAS from the coding sequence GTGAGTGCGATCGAGACGGACGTACTGGTTCTCGGCGGAGGTCCCGCCGGAGCCTGGGCCGCCCTCTCGGCCGCCGCGGCCGGCGCCCGCGTGGTGCTGGTCGACAAGGGGCGCTGTGGGGCCAGTGGCCCGACCGCCTCCGGGGTGAGCACGCTGTGGAACATTCCGCCCGGTCCCGCTCGGGACGAGGCGGTGCGGCAGGCCGTGGAGCAGGGCGGCGATCTGGGGGATCCGGACTGGATGCACCGGATGCTGGAAGAGACCCATCGGCGCGTCGATCAGCTGACGCGCTGGGGTCATCGCTTTCCCGCGGAACTCTGCGGCACGCGGGTCCGCCTCGGCGGGGCGAGCTATCTGCGCAGGCTGCGCCGCCGGCTGCGGGAAGCCGGGGTACTGGTTCTGGACCACCATCCGGCGCTGCAGCTGCTCGTCGATCGGGACGGGGTCGTGGGCGGGGCGACCGGACTGCAGCACCGATATCGCGGCTGGACCGTGCATGCGGGCGCGGTGGTGGTGGCGACCGGTGGCTGTGCGTTCCGCTCCGGTGGCGCAGGGACCGAGGGGAACACCGGCGACGGGCTTCTGCTGGCCGCCGAAGCGGGTGCGCAGCTGTCGGGCATGGAATTTTCCAGCGCCTACGGGCTGGCGCCGGTCTCTGGCGCACCGGCGCACGCGATGCGGTTCGAGAAGCTCTACGACGAGACCGGCGCCGTGCTCAGCGACCACCCGGCGGCCTTCGCCGCGATCGGACAGGGCCGTCGCGTCTACGCCGCGCTCGACGACCTGCCCGCGCATACGCGCAATTGGCTGTCGCAGCAGGGCGTAGACGCGACAGCCGCCCGGGTGCTGCTGCGCCCGGTGCTGGGCGGCACCGTCGGCGGGACCGGCGGGCTGCTGCTGACCGCACCGGAGTGCGCCACCACCGTCCCCGGGCTCTATGCCGCGGGCGACGCCGCCACCCGGGAGCCGATTACCGGCGCGGCCAGCGGTTTCGGCGGGCAGGGCGGGTCCTGGGCCATCGCCTCCGGCGTGTGGGCGGGTGCGGGTGCGGCCCGATTCGCCCAGGAACGCGGCACACCGGGACCGGTTCGGCCGGTGCCGGGTGCGGGGTTGAGCACCCGGGCGCGGATCGACCCGCGCGCCGTCATCGGCCTGGTCCAGGAGCACACGCTGCCGCTGCGCCGCAGCTACTGGCGCAGTGCGGGCAGCCTGCGCGACAGCATCGCCGAACTCGACGCGATGTGGCCGGGCGCGGAATTCGACCTCGGCGGCGCCGGCGCGGACCGACTATCGGCCCGGCAGGCCGCGGCGCTGCTGGCGGTCGCCCGGTGGACGAAGTACAGCGCGCTGGCGCGGACCGAGAGCCGCGGCATGCACCAGCGCACCGATCATCCGGAGGCCGGCGCGGATTGGCGGGTGCGGCTGACCTCGGGCGGACTCGACCGCATCTGGGTGCGCACCGATGTCGCACGTCCGGCCGCGCCGGTGGCGGTCGTGCCCGCCGCCGAGGTGCCGGTGCCGCTGGGCCGCAGGCCGGACGGGTGGGCGGGCGGCGCGG